A genomic window from Cucumis melo cultivar AY chromosome 8, USDA_Cmelo_AY_1.0, whole genome shotgun sequence includes:
- the LOC103485098 gene encoding protein SHI RELATED SEQUENCE 1: MSGFFTLGGGGGGREEEQNNNRPNQFIHPPPDSSLFWYKAGNVELWQQQQQHHHHHQEQPLFQTQSRTTTTTTTPYSAPLTVRNSDESSSRSGNFMMISSGSGGGGISCQDCGNQAKKDCSHMRCRTCCKSRGFHCETHVKSTWVPAAKRRERQDKLAALQTHHHHHQQQQLQLHGGDNNPKRHRDYNSSSLACTLIPTNNNTSGLEIGNFPAELNSPAVFRCVRVSSADDTDDQYAYQTAVNIGGHVFKGILYDQGPENNYIPPGETSSGGGGSSSGVQPLNFITGAADTTTGSGGSTAALPLLDPSSLYSTPLNSFMAGTQFFLPPRS, encoded by the exons ATGTCTGGCTTTTTCACTTTAGGCGGTGGCGGcggaggaagagaagaagaacaAAATAACAACCGCCCCAACCAATTTATTCATCCCCCGCCGGATAGTAGTTTGTTTTGGTACAAAGCCGGCAACGTGGAGCTATggcagcagcagcagcaacatcatcatcatcatcaagaacAACCTCTCTTTCAAACACAATCTcgtactactactactactactactcctTACTCCGCACCACTAACCGTCCGGAACTCCGATGAATCCTCCTCCAGATCGGGTAATTTCATGATGATAAGTTCGGGATCGGGTGGAGGTGGAATCAGCTGCCAAGATTGTGGTAACCAAGCGAAGAAAGATTGTAGCCATATGAGATGTAGGACATGTTGCAAGAGCCGAGGATTTCATTGTGAAACCCATGTAAAAAGCACTTGGGTCCCTGCCGCCAAGCGTCGTGAACGCCAAGATAAACTTGCTGCCTTGCAAacccatcatcatcatcatcaacaacaacaacttCAACTCCATGGCGGCGACAATAATCCCAAACGCCATAGAGATTATAACTCCTCTTCACTTGCCTGCACTCTCATCCCCACCAACAACAATACTTCTG GGTTGGAAATTGGGAATTTCCCAGCTGAGTTGAACTCTCCAGCTGTGTTTCGTTGCGTTCGTGTTAGTTCTGCTGATGATACCGACGATCAATACGCGTATCAAACGGCAGTAAATATTGGTGGACATGTTTTCAAAGGAATTCTATACGATCAAGGAccggaaaataattatattccacCGGGTGAGACCTCGTCCGGTGGTGGTGGGAGTAGTAGTGGAGTGCAACCACTGAATTTCATCACTGGAGCCGCTGATACCACCACCGGAAGCGGTGGTTCAACCGCGGCATTACCCTTGCTTGATCCTTCTTCCTTATATTCAACGCCGCTTAATAGCTTCATGGCGGGTACGCAATTCTTCCTACCACCAagatcttaa
- the LOC103485097 gene encoding uncharacterized protein LOC103485097: MRKRDLAILMLSAFAIFFSLQHEGDFSFREAWMHLTDEYPIKYEGDRLPPPVVADLNGDGKKEVLVATHDAKILVLEPHSRRVDEGFSHARVLTEVSLLPAKVRISSGRRPVAMATGVIDRHPRQGQPVTQVLVVVTSGWSVMCFDHNLNKLWETNLQEDFPHNAHHREIAISISNYTLKHGDSGLVIVGGRMEMQSHIFMDPFEEIGIAEKNAEQHRRSATEKEASENSGTVDLRHFATYAFAGRSGVLRWSRKNENIEAHSSDASQLIPQHNYKLDVHSLNARHPGEFECREFRESILGVMPHHWDRREDTVLELAHFRRHKRKALKKTSGKSVNYPFHKPEENHPPGKDSSKRIPKIIGTAANIAGAAKTKKPLPYVPTITNYTKLWWLPNVVVAHQKEGIEALHLASGRTICKLHLQEGGLHADINGDGVLDHVQAVGGNGAERTVVSGSMEVIQPCWAVATSGVPVREQLFNASICHYSPFNYFQHGELSRFGRTPDMASLEVATPILISRKDGHRHRKGSHGDVVFLTNRGEVTSYSPGLHGHGADWQWQITTGATWSNLPSPSGMMDAGTVIPTLKAISLRVGTTQEMVLAAGEQEAVVISPGGSVQASIELPASPTHALIAEDFSNDGLTDIILVTSTGVYGFVQTRQPGALFFSTLVGCLILVMGVIFVTQHLNSIKGKPRPSASR; this comes from the exons ATGAGGAAGCGAGATTTAGCGATTCTTATGCTCTCAGCCTTCGCAATTTTTTTCTCCCTTCAG CACGAGGGCGATTTCTCGTTTAGGGAGGCGTGGATGCATTTAACCGACGAGTACCCAATCAAGTATGAGGGAGATCGTCTCCCGCCACCTGTCGTCGCTGATCTTAATGGTGATGGAAAGAAGGAAGTTCTTGTTGCAACCCACGATGCTAAAATTTTG GTTTTGGAACCCCACAGTAGGCGAGTGGATGAGGGATTTAGTCATGCACGTGTGCTGACAGAGGTTTCTTTGTTGCCTGCTAAAGTACGCATTTCATCTGGCAGACGTCCCGTAGCCATGGCTACTGGAGTTATTGATCGCCATCCCAGACAGGGGCAACCAGTGACTCaagttcttgttgttgttacaTCCGGTTGGTCTGTGATGTGTTTTGATCACAATCTCAATAAGTTATGGGAAACAAATCTGCAG GAGGATTTTCCACATAATGCTCACCACAGAGAGATAGCTATCTCTATAAGCAATTATACATTAAAGCATGGTGATTCAGGATTGGTAATCGTTGGTGGAAGAATGGAAATGCAGTCACAT ATTTTTATGGATCCCTTTGAAGAAATTGGAATTGCAGAAAAGAACGCTGAGCAGCATAGAAGAAGTGCTACTGAAAAGGAG GCTTCTGAGAACTCGGGGACAGTAGATTTACGCCATTTTGCAACCTACGCATTTGCTGGTCGATCTGGTGTCCTGCGATGGAGCAGGAAGAATGAG AACATTGAGGCACATTCTTCAGATGCATCTCAGTTAATTCCACAACATAATTACAAGCTTGATGTTCATTCTCTGAATGCCCGACATCCTGGGGAG TTTGAGTGCAGGGAATTTAGGGAGTCAATACTTGGAGTTATGCCACATCACTGG GATAGAAGAGAAGACACCGTTCTAGAGTTGGCGCACTTCAGGCGACATAAAAGGAAAGCACTGAAGAAAACATCTGGAAAGTCGGTTAATTATCCTTTTCATAAGCCTGAGGAAAACCATCCTCCAGGGAAGGACTCAAGTAAAAGGATCCCCAAAATTATTGGTACTGCTGCAAACATTGCCGGTGCGGCAAAAACTAAGAAG CCTCTTCCATATGTTCCAACCATAACCAACTATACCAAGCTTTGGTGGCTTCCTAATGTTGTTGTGGCTCATCAAAAAGAAGGGATAGAAGCCCTGCATTTAGCATCTGGCCGTACTATTTGCAAG CTACATCTACAAGAAGGTGGTCTTCATGCTGATATTAACGGAGATGGAGTCCTTGATCATGTTCAG GCTGTTGGAGGAAATGGTGCCGAGCGCACTGTGGTTAGTGGATCAATGGAAGTTATTCAACCTTGTTGGGCTGTTGCAACCTCTGGGGTACCTGTACGAGAACAACTCTTTAATGCTTCCATATGCCATTATTCCCCTTTCAACTATTTTCAACATGGAGAACTTTCAAGATTTGGCCGCACTCCAGACATGGCATCTTTAGAGGTCGCGACTCCTATTCTTATCTCAAGAAAAGATGGTCACAGGCATCGCAAGGGAAGCCATGGGGATGTTGTTTTCTTGACTAATCGGGGAGAG GTAACATCATATTCACCCGGATTGCATGGTCATGGTGCCGATTGGCAGTGGCAGATCACAACAGGTGCTACTTGGTCAAATCTTCCATCACCATCAGGAATGATGGATGCTGGCACCGTGATTCCCACACTGAAGGCTATCTCCTTGCGAGTGGGCACCACTCAAGAAATGGTCCTTGCCGCAGGAGAACAAGAAGCCGTAGTAATATCTCCAGGAGGAAGTGTACAAGCGTCAATTGAACTTCCCGCCTCACCAACTCATGCCCTCATTGCCGAGGATTTCTCAAACGATGGTCTTACAGATATTATCCTTGTGACCTCCACCGGTGTGTATGGCTTTGTCCAGACAAGGCAACCAGGGGCCCTCTTTTTCAGCACGCTTGTTGGTTGCCTCATACTTGTAATGGGAGTCATATTTGTTACACAACACTTGAATTCTATAAAGGGAAAGCCAAGGCCTTCAGCCAGTCGGTAA